In Podarcis muralis chromosome 7, rPodMur119.hap1.1, whole genome shotgun sequence, the genomic stretch GCTTGTAAACACATCACCCATCTGGTCTCCTGTGGCAATCCAGAGTCTTCTCCAGGCAACCAGGCAAGATAAATTTGTCAATGACTAGTTGTTGCTGggggtttattgttgttgttttttgtcttcCACGCTGCAAATGACTAAAAAAGCGAACAGAGGCTCATAAAAAGAGAGCTGAGGCCAGGGCCGGTTCCTTCTGTGGGCTTAATTTACAAAGCTGCAGGGACCAGGCTGTGAAATTGGACATGCTCCCCTGGGTAGATTGTGCAGGGATTCCAAAACTCTACTAGCACCGACTTCTGGGATTGCTGTGGGGTGTGTAAGCATGTACGAGTTTAGGTCCCAGATGCCTCTCTTCTCTCAGATATTACAGACATTTCAACAGCACTAAAACCACAGACCTGTTCAGACTCTTCCTGTTTCTTCAGGTCCATTTTGTTGCTTGTCACAAATATATTTGGCCTCTTTAGGGGGCTGGGTGAACTGTCCATCCAGCTAGGTGCGATGCATAGGCATGTGCAGCACATTTCTTCAGGGTGTGCATACAGAGATATTTACTTATTTCAGTGAaggaagatgggggtgggggaacaacaGGTAAAGAGGTAAAGTGGCAACTTGACAATTGTCAtccaaaacctctggaaggcagcaggttggggaagcccaATTTACCCACTGCAATTGTAGTTTTTTTAACCCATCATCCTCAGAATGATTCTGTTTACCCATGTGCAGATTTATGCAAAACAAGTTGTTTATCAACTAAAACCCATATGACTAATTGCCTCTGACTTCTTGAATTGGATGGCATCTTAAAGGaatccctcttcccccacccaaacTGCAAATTCTCCTTTTGGCTGTAGCTGATTTCTCCCTGGTGCAGCTCCAGGGAGCAAATTCTTCTTTGCAAGGAGCCTCTTTCCAGCCTGACAGCCCTTCAAGCCTTTCCAGCTCTTTAGTATCTCTCATGTCCCTACAGCATTCCCTGCAGTGTTGGCATGCAGTGACAAATAGTGCCCAGATGGTAGAGGGGTCCCCTGCAGGCATCCCTGGAGGAAAACAGAGTAGAAAAGAGTGCCCCCTGCTGAGTCAGCCGCCCTGTTTTCTGCAGATCCCAAAACTTCTTAATTCAGCCTTCTGCAGTGCCTGTCCTCTCAAGTCATATTATCTTGAGATAACAATGCCTTTTGCCTTTCTGTAGTGACAAACTGATAAGAGGTCATTTGAAGCCCTCTGCTTGCCGACTGCATAGAGGACATTCATGATATGCTTCTCACAGTGCAGAAGAGAgagctctcaagagtctctgcTTACTCTctagggcaggaatggggaatcgatggccctccagatcccatcagcctcaccccACACAGCCAATGTCCAGGCATGGCAAGAGATGTAGTGAGCATTACCTGGAAGGTCCCCATTCCTGCTGCAGGGTCAAAACTGGGTGATTAAAAAGAcatatttctcctctcctccagttTATTCAatctttaaatgcatttttactaGATTTAGCATTTGGGACTGACAATCTTAAATAATAAACCCAAGTATTTTATATCAAGTTCctgctctgtgtatgtgtgtgatggTCTGTTtactccactgaaatcaatttagATTAACATGCATTTGATAAATTAGCATATGGAATTAGCAAGAGGACAAGGTCTCTGCCTTGGTCTTCCTGTCTCTTTCTCCCACTACCTCCCAGCACCAGATCTTCAGAGCCAATTCTGATTTGTGCCAGTGTGTTCTGAGTCCCAGTTACTCCTAATGAATTCCCCTGGAATTCAGATGTGGGCACCTCATGGAAACTGGCAGGTTCCGCTCTAGGGTCTGGCTGTTGGAACAgcctttattttgcttttgctgcagGAGAACACCAGAGCCTGAGCTGGCAGAGACAGAGTTAAGTCTGCAGAGTACAGCTCAAAGTGTGATTAAAACTGAATTATTCATATCCCCTTTAATCCCAGCCTGGCATACAGTGGGTAATCCCAGAAGGGGCTGagttcctcttccctctccagcaCTGGCAGGTACATCTATCTAGGCATGGGTCAGGATCTGACCTGGGTAGAGAAGTGTGCGAGGAGGGAGTCAGAACTGCTGAGCAGAATGAGACCTGCTCAGCATTTTGCATTGGCTGTGCCTTCTGGTGCCTAATGATGTGGCGTTATAATACAAGGGAGTGGCACATCACTCACAGTCATGATCTGTCAGGGCCCAAGTGTGATCAACTTACCCCCTTTGCTGTcggcccccccttcctccaccccagaTCCCTGGCAATAGGGAGCAGTACAAAAGGAATGCCGTAAGAGCCATTCACATTTCAATGGAAATACAGTCATTCTCTGTAATGCACACGGGGGTCTCAACCTGTGTTATTTCTGGTGCTGCTCCTTGCTCACAGGGTTTATATATAAACCACTACCACAAAACAGTGGTGTcccacttcccccctcctcccccccagccAAAAAGGCACTTTTGCATTCAGATGTTGTAAACCGGAAATGTTTCTCCTGTCATGCAATATTGTTAACTCCCATGATGCTATAACATGCAGCATCTCAAAAATTCCAAGGTTGTGAGAGAACCAGCAGCTCCCAAGGGATACAGATCAGCTAGCTAAACGCAGACAGGTTTGGTTGAAAAGCCTTCTTtggtatgagagagagaaatgtatagTGCTTGGCAACCACCTCTGCAGTAGCTGACAGTGTCTGTGATCATCTAGACAAATTGGGGGTCCTAAAGAGTTGGAAAGTAGGGATAAAAATATTCAAGCAAATCAATAATGTGTTTGGCAGAGCAACGAAGAAAGGAACTATGGATATGAACAAAACAGGGGATGAGCTGGGTGTTTGTCCTGGGTGCCATGCTAAACTCAGCAGCTCAGTGTTAAGTTTGTTAAGTCTGTGGTACATTAGGGCAAAATTATTTTCccctagtttttattttattttacttgtaacTCATTCTGAACGATAAGCAAACAATCATAACCCCAACATGGATCTTTCTGCTCCATATTCTCATAATGTAAGATGTATAGTGTTTCAGTGAGCTTACCAgacaatgggtggtattcagcagagttttactcagagtagaaccactgaaatgaaCGAGACTCAGTTAGGTTCATTAAGTTAAATAGTTCATGCACCACACACATATCAGTCAGGGGGAAATGGTTGAAAGCTAGTTTTTGTCCCCTTTCATGGGCATTTCTGGGGAAATCTGGGAGCAGGAGGGCCTGTTGCACAGCCAGGTTTTGCAATCCTGCACAAGAAGCGCTGGGCTTGGTAATGCTGCAAAACTGATCATGGCGGGTGGAAGGGGTGTGTTCCTAAAGCACTATTAATAATAGAGATGGCCCTTGATTTGTGTTGACATCAGGATGGGTGCACAGGGGAAAAAGAGAGgactaggaacataagaagaggctactGGATCTGACCACATGCCCATCtaagtccatcatcctgttctcacggtggccagcatgttatctatgggaagcccacaagcaggacatgagcacaacagccctctccctgcctgtgattcccagcaagtgaTATTCAAAGGCATACCAATACTTGACAGCGGAGGTAGAATATGGTGGCTAGTAGAATCTCAATGAAGTTGAGAGATAATTGACACCTGGGGAACAAGGGGTGGGCTTGAGCAGTGGAGACCTGCCCATCTGATCTgtgcttgctttgctttctttcctccttgCAGCGGAAGCCGACACCAGCGTCTTCGCCTCCAACTCGCTGCAGCGGAAGAAGAAGGGGCTTCTTCGCCCTGTGCACCAGCGGGCCAAGCCGCACTTGCTGATTGGCATGCCGCAGGACTTCCGCCAGATCTCCTCCATCATCGATGTGGACATTCTGCCCGAGACCCACCGGCGGGTGCGGCTGCACAAGCACGGCTCCAACAAGCCCCTTGGCTTCTACATCCGGGATGGGGTCAGCGTGCGCGTGGCACCCCACGGGGTTGAGAAGGTGCCTGGCATCTTCATCTCCCGCTTGGTCAAGGGGGGCCTGGCAGAAAGCACGGGGCTGCTGGCCGTGAATGATGAGATCCTGGAAGTCAACGGCATCGACGTGGCAGGCAAGTCGCTGGACCAGGTCACGGACATGATGGTGGCCAACAGCCACAACCTCATCATCACCGTCAAGCCGGCCAACCAGCGCAACAACGTGATCCGCAGCAGCAAGGCCTCGGGCAGCTCTGGCGTGTCCACGGACAGCACCCCCAGCCAGCAGACACCTAGCCCGGCCTCCCAGTACCTGAGCAACTGCAGCACAGCAGAGGGCGAGAGTGACGAAGAGGGTGACCTGGTGATTGAGAGTGATTTGCCTGCCAGCTGCCCCAATGGCGGCCTCCTGGAGAGCTTGCAGCACAGCCTGTCCCTCTACAGCTCCCAGGGTTCGCTGCCCTCCCTGAACAGTCACAGCGGCAGTGGCAGCCCAATCCGGGGCAGCCGAGCAGGCAGCCTCCGGGAGGATGGCACGGTCATCACGCTATAGCCCCAGGCAGTGCCCCTCCCTTGTCTTCTGAATTTCAGCATTTCCACAGTCAGTCTGGCAGTACCTTCTTCCTGGCCAATGGAGCTGGAACTGGGGGCCCCGTTTCAAACCCAAGACACTGCCCAGACCTGCCACCCCAGACTCTCTCTTGCTCATTGCCTGCAGACCCAGTGGCACTCTCTCCGCAGCTGCTGGAGCAAAGGTGGCAGCTGGGGTTTGGAGCACTTGGGGCCAAGCCACTTTCCTCCCAGTCCTTAGCCACCCAAGAGGTTCTTTCTTGCTCCCCATTGAGCCAAAGCAATGGGAGTTCTACTACCTTCTCCATTCCCTCTCTTCAGCCCCTGCCTTCATTCTGGGCAGGTAGAAGGAAAAAGGCAGGGATGCTCTTGCCTCTCTCACAGTCTCTggttctcccctccaccaactgTCAGCTCTCATGAAGTGTTTGTTTTTAGTTATTTGTTTTTACGATAACATGCATCACAGATTAATATATTGCAACAAActattaaaacttttttttttaaagaaatgtgctTTCACATGATTTTTAGAAGTGTGCTGGTCAAGCACGATGAGGAAGCTCTGGTGCCTGTGGTGGGAAATTGAGCAGGGTGGTCCCAAACATGCAAGATGCATTATTCTGCTCAATAGGATGCTGGgacccattgggactggtagggcagcaAGGGAAATGTGACTGAGGCAACTTGGCTTTTTGTTGTCTGACTTGGGTGGATAGATGTTTAGCTGACTGGCCAGATCAACTGCTGGATCAGGATCTGAAACTGAGTTGCACCTGAAGCATAGCTGCTGTTTTCTGTTAagcgttttgtttttgtttttaaatgaagaacataggaagctgcattagacttagtcagaccactggtccatctattgCCTACAGTgactggggtttcaggcagggttctctctaaGCCCTACTGGGAGATGCTGGTGACTGAACTAGGGACcccctgcatggaaagcagatgctctcccactgaggtaTGGCCATTCCTTAATTAAAATATAAGCAGAAAGATggggagaaatgttttcacccTTCTAACTAGTTGGAAAGATAAAAGGGAGAAGATAGCTGAACATGTTTCTAACACATGCAGATTCAAAAGCAGGTCTTAGGCCTGAAAGGTTGGAGAGCTTTGGACTAGTCCAGCTCTTGGCAGGGTGTATGCCTAGCTGGCCCCTTGCTCATTCCTACTGCGTGCAAGAATTCTATACACTGGCAAACCAAAATGGTGTTAAGTGCTTATTTCAACCTTCAAGATAGTGAACACAAAGAAATCTGCATGATGATGTGGCTTATGCAAATATTATATGCTAATTTGAATTCTCCCAGGATGTTTTAGATACCTGCTGATAGCAGTGACTGTATATGTCCGTCAGTGGGAGGGGAGCATCATCAGGAATTAAGACATGTGCCAACGCACTGAGCTCTGTGGCCCTCAGTATACTGACTTGATCTGGCTTTGCAAGGTGTCCAGCTTCTTGCTAGATCTCTTGCCTGAGCCCTTGGCACCTGCCTCTCCattaatgaaaaagaaaaggtttcaAGCATAATATCCTTCCACATCGCTTTCATTTTTCTCCTGCAAAAAGCAACTGACGAAAGGAAATAGAAGCATCTCTAACAAATCACCCATTCATCCCAGCTGCATTTCTACCAGGTCAGGATCATCTGCACTGAAATGGTTTTTAGGGAGATGTTTAATTTACCATTCTAAATTGAAGGAAGGTAGTCTTCTCTTGTTTTGTTCATTTTAAGTCTGACCAGCTAAGATGCTCATAGTCTGTAGTAGGGGATCTTAAATCATGACAAACTAGCCAACAGCAGCTGCTTCCACCTCACGAGAGACATTTCGCAGCCTAAGACATTGATTTGCTGTGAATAATTATCTTGTACAATTACTGGGGTCCACCAGCAGAGGACAGTAGTGGCCAGGTACAGGGTTCAGGGCATCTCTTCGTTCCCACTGTTGGCCTTAAACATGGTGCAGTAATTTACCTGTAGAGAGTCACTGCAGGCCATGTTCACAACCAGCCAGCCACGTGAAAGTCTCTGGGATTTAAGAACTCTAAATGAGGGTCCGTGACCCACCATTCACTCCCACTTGGAAGCTgttgccaagcagggaggggtTGAAATTGGGATGTAAAGGGTTATTCTGTGCTGCAGCACCCACTTGATGCAGTGATATCTTAAATCAATTTGAAGATTGTTTCCAAGCCCGATTGCTTTGTAAGGAATCTGCTTTTGTGTCAGGTCTGCAGATACAGAAGGGTTAAATTGCGAATCTCCATGCGCTGTGAGCCTCCCATCCAAATCCACCTCTTCTCAAGGCTAGTGACTGAGTTAATAGATGGTCAACTGGTCAACCTGCAGTCCTGTATCAGGGCCACAGCATGCCTGCTTCCCACATAACATAACCTGTTACTGGTCCCCTAACAAGCACAAGGTCCACAGAAAACTAACCAAGCTTTTCTCTGCTTTGTTGGTGGAGGTAACTCTTCTAGGTGCCTGAAACTACAATTTTTGCATGGAAAGGAGAACGCTTGAAGTACAGAGCTGTCAGGGCTTTTCACCAttacccccctcccaaaaaaaaaaaaaactggctaGGAGAGTTTGCGCAGCCTAAATAACTCTCGTCTGTCATTTCCagaggggaggaaatgttttATGTACTCCGACTACCCCACAGGGAGGCAATTAATCCTGCTACTGCTGTCCATCACCCTTCACTGCAACCCTGTCCAGGGTTTGGTTTGGGGGGTTGTTGTTCTGGGGTGGCGGAACTAGATTGCCTGTTAACCTTATTAACCCTTTCCAACCCTGCCATGCTGCTCAATCCTGCCAGCTCTTAAAAGATATGGATTCTCTTTGCCCTTCCTATGACTTCAGTGCCACTTGGCTCCAGGGTCCTTTAGAAATGAAGGACAAGCCTGAAAGGGGAGTctttcaggcagcaaaacataaGCAGCAGCCCCATCTCCTCTACCTTAGCTTTGTGTTAGTGTAAAAGGCAGCAGCAGCTTTTCCATGACGCAGAATCAAGTGCAGCTTTTCAGattaattatattaaaaaaagaaacaggcaCTTGAATTCCACTTCACATGAGCCTATGACTGTTTGAAGCTTGCTGGGCCTACTTAGCATCCTTCCTAATACTGAACTTCTTATCCAACTATGGATCCTTATACAGGCTTCTGTTAGGTAAGACTCCACGTCCAACAATCCCTTTCTCTGCACACTCTCAGCATAGGGTCTCTCTCATCCCCTCCTGACCCATTTAGGTGGAGGTGCCAGAGGGGCCTTCTgtgtatgcaaagcaggtgctcctaTGATTCATCCTTGCCTGCAGTTCTGAGGAGCAGAGACTTGCTGTGTTTGTACGATGTATCATCCAAATGGAGGATGCATTCACCATATATCTGTAAATTAAAAATAATCCCTCAGCCATTTAAATAATCTTCCAGAGTGCTTGTGAAGGCACCCAGTTTCCGCCTCTGTTCTGTGACAAGTGCTTtcaaaagtttatttatttatttatttaaaaacctaCCCAACTATTTAAGTTAAAATTGAACACCTATCCCTCTGAGCACTGGCCGCTTGTCCAGCCAATGCGTCTACCTGAACCGTCTTGCAAAAAAGCAGAACAACACCCAGGGTGCCAGCTCAGTCCTGCTGTACTGTTAGAGCTCCTCAATGCCCTCTTCCCAGAGGGGCATCTCTGCAAATTCAAGCTGTGGCTACAGAGGATTTACAGATCTCACAACGGCCAGATTCCTCTGAGACCAAgcacctctctctcccctcctccaccaccaaccATCCCATCTCCTTTTTGGCAACCTACTCCTTTTGCCTGAAGAACAAGgaaggggagcctgtggccttccagatgcagtttgaactacaactttcatcaccCTTGAACTCTGGCCGGGCTGCCTGGGGCAGATGGAAATCAAAGTTCAGTAACTTTTGGTAGGCCACAGATTCTCCCTGCCCTTGGGTGTGAAGCAAGACAAGCAGACAGGTATGATTGAGACCTCTGTTGCATCCCAGCTCCTGAAAGGCTGGGCGCCAAGAGCAAGCACCAGAGAGTGGTCAGCCACACAAGTGTGGGGCAGAAGCTTGCATCACTGAGTCAGCCAGCAAGGATGGCTGAGAGGGGGAAGAGGATTTCTGGCTGAGTGAAAGAgcaaggaaggaaaaagagacCTTTCCTCTCCATTGCAGTCCAGAAGAgaaggctgggaaagggagcaTCTTGCCTCTGCCTAGGAGTCCAGCTTGATAAAGACTTTGGGCCGAGAGAATATTTTGAGTGCCTCCTCGATCTGCGACAGCTTATTCTCCAGGGTGGCACGTCTGTTCTGGACGCTGAGGGTGTCGGTTCGcactggaagcagcaggaggtCTTTCAGGAAGCGCTCTTGGCCtaagagagaagaggaagagtgACCAGCTTACAGTTAAGGATGCCTGCTCAATTCAGTCAGTGCAGATAAGACTGAGCTAGATATACGGCTAGATTGACAACAAcatgacttggtataagacatcttcctatgttccataGAGCCTCTGCCAGGTGTGGGGggccatgtggccctccagatgttgttgaattaaaCCTCCCATCATTGCTGCCCATTGGCCACCCTGGCTGGGGGTGGTGGGAGCcagagtccagaaacatctagagGGTGGCAGGTTCCACATTCCTGAACTAGACCGTCCTGGGCCGACCCGGCACGAAGCAGCTTCACATGTCTTGCATTCCGCCCTCCTTACTTTGTTTGAGGTTGTTGAGCGTCTCCAACCGCTGGCTCTCTGGCATCATGGTGTGGCCAGGTGGCATGGAGGGGTCAGGCATGTTGCGCTGGCGCTCCTCTGCCTCTTTGCGCCAGTGGTCCTTCCTCTCAATCAGGCTAAATCACAGCAGAAAGAGCATAGCGGTTAAGGTGAGGAAAGAATGGCAGAGAAAGCTAGGAGGAAACAGCACCTCAGACTTCAAGGAACAGAGCATGGCCTAGCCTCACGTCTCTCCCCTCGGGGTCCTACAAACCAATTAAGTGGTAAAGAAACAGCTAGAAGAGCAGTTgggacagggggcaggaagagatGTGGTGTTTACTGCAGTCAGGGCCATCAATCCAGCCTCTCAGAAATGAAACTCCAGGAGGAGGGGTTTCAAACACAGGCATAACATGGCCACCCAGACTTGTGCCTCTCACCAACTGCGTGGAGATATTCCAAATCATTAGAAGTTTTTGaattgtcttcaagggcagccccacaaagagcaCATTGCTGTAGTCTAATCCCAAAGTTATCAAGCCATGAATGAGGAATAGCCAGGTCATTTTCAGCAGTGAGTATAGCTGGCCAATCAGTCCAAGCCAAAAAAAGCATTCTATGCTGCAGACACCACCTGAAAATCCAAGAACAGAGCTGCACCCAGAAGTAAGTTTTCCCTTCTATATCTTTATGAAGAGTTGTGACCCCACCCATTTCATCCATCCAGAATGGCAGAATCTCCAATTCagaatactgttttatttatttcaaatcacAAACAAAAGGGGCTAGAAACTTCCTCGAAAAAATAAAGCAGAGATTCTGGGAAAACTAAATTCAGCAGCTGATATGAGATGCCATCATGCTCATATGCACATGGGCAGAATGCTCCCAAACTTACTTCTCGTGTTTATGCCAGACAGACTGGTGTGTCTGAGATGGTAAATCTGTTCctgccatttcagactgcaggtggtggATCACATGACTGAAAACTCTCCATTTAAAAACGAACTCACCACATATGTAAGGCTACTGTGTCAGGGAGAACAGCTCTCACTTAGCTTTCTCCTtgacatgctagttttctatgGGAAGGGAAGGGGTATTCAAACCTGTGACCACCACTTTGCAGTCTTGTAGAAAGGTTGAACattgatttatttacttttatttttcaaCCTTATATTAATTGGGAGGCCTGTTGTAACACAGAAAAGCATGGATAGcagtattttaaacaaataaatactgaAGCCAGATGGGTCAGGGGTGAGTTGGATACCTACTAGTGGGGGACATGGCCTTTCTGCTTAGCATTGTACTCTTCCTGATCCTTGCGTTTCTGCTCCAGCACTTTGGTCAGCGACTGCAAGGAGCGTGAGCGCCGCAGCTGAGCCCGTTTGGCGTTCCGGGCGTTGTGGCTGACAAAGTCCACCCCTTGACTCTCCTCCTGGTTCTGTAAAGAGAAGGGCAAAGAGCTGGAAGGCAAAGAGCTTCGGGTGTCAGGAAACATTTTCTATAGACTAGGGACAGGTTTGGTTTAATTTCTCCTAGACTCTAGCCAACTTTGAAAGCATGGATCACGTCTTTGTGGCAGGGGGAGGGAATATTCCCCCCATCAGatcaaagaaacaaaataatttgCGGGTCACAGAGAACTTTCCAAGAGTGCTTTGGAAGTGCTGGCAGTCAACCTGATGCGCAACTGCAAAAAGTGTCCCTCCCTCTGCCTTGGGTCACCACAGAGCTCCATCATTTACTGCACCCCTGGAAAGGAGAGGTTGGGAGGAGGTCGGCTAAAGCACTAACCACTCATGAGGAAACGGAAGTATAAAGCAGATTGCATCAGCACCGGTGGgcatctccccgccccccaccttgACACTcccattctgtgattctgcagCTGCTGCATCTGCTGTTGCTCCGGACTGGGCAGGGTTTGGAGACGGTGACCTGCATGGACGAATTCCTGCACCGCAGCGCGAATAGGCTCTCAAGTATCTCTGATGCTCTGGATTCGGAGGACTGGGACTCTCCTAGGAAAGAGGAAAACAGGAGGAAGAATTACTGCACAGTCACAGACGGGTGTAGACTGAAGAACCCAGAGAACATCACTGATCAACCTTCAGCATAGTCTATTGCACCTGTTCCTGATGACCACCACCTACGTTGTTTTAAACTGGGACATCAGACAGGGGTTGCCAATATTCTCAGatctgtgggcacatttggaattttgagagagtgccaTCAGCACAATCCCATCTGTTTCTTCTTTGTTCACTGCCTACATCACTTTCCTCTCAGCAGACAGAGAGACTGCATGTAAAATGTATAGCCAATAAGCAGTAGTAGAAATACCTGCAGCTTTGCTTTGACTTTAGACTCCACACTCTCATACTTCTGAGACTTCCACAGGGCCT encodes the following:
- the PARD6A gene encoding partitioning defective 6 homolog alpha; translated protein: MAKHHRTPARSPEPVIEVKSKFDAEYRRFAMKRSTAGGFQEFYQLIQRVHQIPCVDVLLGYTDIHGDLLPINNDDNYHKALSSANPLLRIIIQKRAEADTSVFASNSLQRKKKGLLRPVHQRAKPHLLIGMPQDFRQISSIIDVDILPETHRRVRLHKHGSNKPLGFYIRDGVSVRVAPHGVEKVPGIFISRLVKGGLAESTGLLAVNDEILEVNGIDVAGKSLDQVTDMMVANSHNLIITVKPANQRNNVIRSSKASGSSGVSTDSTPSQQTPSPASQYLSNCSTAEGESDEEGDLVIESDLPASCPNGGLLESLQHSLSLYSSQGSLPSLNSHSGSGSPIRGSRAGSLREDGTVITL
- the ENKD1 gene encoding enkurin domain-containing protein 1 — protein: MSEGPSRITGPIPPDPSLCPDYYRRPLSARGRLEGNSLKLDLLPGPIPPECSLYPECYSARLAHPPPRIKPNAKDILEMGKKGTVGALLQLDGISFFQEVTPKRKDHKDYEKENLRRMREIQRKCREKEQARELSQPKPVKALWKSQKYESVESKVKAKLQESPSPPNPEHQRYLRAYSRCGAGIRPCRSPSPNPAQSGATADAAAAESQNGSVKNQEESQGVDFVSHNARNAKRAQLRRSRSLQSLTKVLEQKRKDQEEYNAKQKGHVPHYLIERKDHWRKEAEERQRNMPDPSMPPGHTMMPESQRLETLNNLKQSQERFLKDLLLLPVRTDTLSVQNRRATLENKLSQIEEALKIFSRPKVFIKLDS